Below is a genomic region from Neoarius graeffei isolate fNeoGra1 chromosome 12, fNeoGra1.pri, whole genome shotgun sequence.
TGCAACAGTACATGGTTGTCATTGAcgtatttttttgtttcaaaattctttacaaaattcattacatacggtcaagcatcggtctgtgacaggagggtggagtcagggaaggtaagtggcagaatcactacacctgtcattaattaatgtgtttgtgtgtcttccaagtgaccgcgccctatttaaggagagagagcgagagcagagggagctctctcctcaaccagatgactgatgtgtgtgcgtgtgtctgggtgtgtgtgagagtgtacatgggctgaaaagctgaataaagccagttttgtgaactcagttctgtcctgccgtccttctgtgctccacccacctacacaaactgtcacagtggtgctgaaacccgggaccgagcacggaagagaacagccccatggagtcctccaccttcgccgacctgatccacgccctcaccacggcccaacagagccagcaccaggcgctgctcgccctccgaaaggagcaacaacaacggttcgaggccctggtgctggcgcaacaggaagatcgtcgggcgttccggcacctcctcgtgtcgacggggtccaccatctccactgccgcgggcccttccccccctcaccctcacgaagatgggcccgcaggatgaccccgaggcattcatcacgctctttgagcaggtagcggaaacctcagggtggccggtggaacaacgcgcgacgcgcctcctccccctgctaatgggagaggcgcagctggccgcgctacagctccctgccgaccaccggctggcctacgcggaccttcgctgggccgtcctccagcgtgtgggacgcacccctgagcaacaacgtcagtgcttccgcgctttgcgcttggaggaagtcggccggccattcgcgtttggccagcaactccgggacgcctgctggcagtggttgagggccgacagccgcgacgccgagggactcatcgaccaggtggtactggagcagttcgtcgcacgcttaccagcgggaaccgcagagtgggtccagtgccaccgcccggcgtcgctggatcaggcaatcaagctggcagaggaccatttggtggctgtcccgacggcaggagagcagacgacctcttctctcccCTCCTCATGTGTCTCCtctttgccccattcccccaccgcggaggcgggagccggcgccacctcagctggcccgccacacccgcggtgtcctcccgtgtctcccctctgtgtctgttcctcccccccctcaggtgagtgagccccagagcactagtgcagagaggaagaccgggctggtttgctggcgctgcggggagccgggccacctccaacagcagtgctcggtaatggaggtgggtgcggtggttcagatccccgacgcgccaggagccgccctcgatcgggccggagcgtatcgcataccagtgagtatccaaggggatacatatcaggcattggtggattctggctgtaatcagacctcaatccaccaaagcctggtgcaagacgaggcattgcggggtgcacagggggtgaaggtgttgtgtgtgcacggggatgttcacagctaccctttggtgtcggtccacatttttttcagaggggaaaaatttagagtaaaggcggcggttaatcctcgcctcacccactcgataattttggggactgattggccaggattttgggatttaatgacatttagtgaagagtgggtcctgccatttaacagggggaggtcccggtgtcgcgttggcgggagcagctgtcacagagccgtctacgtcagctccgcgtcagagtgaggagccgccggctcctcctctctctgttggagaatccctcgcggattttccattagagcagtcgcagagatgagactctgcagcatgcatttgaccaagtgagagtaatcgatggtcaaacgctccagccgaatgccaccccgtccttcccctacttcgcgattatgaaggatagattataccgagtgacacaggacactcagactaaagaccgagtcacgcagcttttaattccgaagagccgccgggaattggtattccaggcggctcactttaatcccatggctggacacttagggcaggataaaacactagaccgaataatggcccggttctattggccagggattcgcggcgatgtccgtaggtggtgtacggcgtgctgcgaatgccagttagtaaatccagcggtcattccaaaagcgcctttgcgccctctaccgttaatcgagaccccgttcgaaagaattgggatggatctcgttgggccattagatcggtcaacacgagggtaccgttttatattagttctggtggactatgcaacgcgatacccggaagcagtgcctctttgcaatatctcagcatgcagtattgcggaggcactcttccatgttatctcccgagttggaatcccgaaagagattctgactgaccaaggcacctcgtttatgtcatgtacactgaacgtactgtatgggttgttgggtattaagccgatccacaccagtgtgtatcacccacaaacgaacggtttagttgaacggttcaatcgcaccctcaagaacataattaaaaaattcatgaggacgcacgtaattgggataaatggctcgaacccttgctctttgcagtgtgagaggtcccccaagcctccacggggttctccccatttgaattgttatattgttgaatggcattctagatgtgctgcgggaaaattgggagtaggggccttcaccaagtaaaaacgaaatccaatatgttattgacctgcgcgcaaaactccacacactcatgcacctaactcaggagaatttgctgattgaggattgagatgctgaactcttctgttcctcggacctgcctgatccatcctgatgccctatatctggttggagtcttatcacatcgatcctgtggaggacggccccatatggacagttgaaagtcacacttggaagacgctctggatacttacagtaatgcttttatggctgaggactacagttgacttgctaactttaggactgcagttgtcatgaacagttttgcactcaagtttccatcaatgaagagttataacatcaatgaaactgacttcatgttaaaactgttaatgttatagtcacattgtctgttgttgcccaaatgaggatgggttcccttttgagtctggttcctttctaggtttcttcctcatgtcgtctgagggagtttttccttgccaccgttgccacaggcttgctcattggtgaTAGATTAGGCATAAAATTAGctaatgttttaagtcattcaaattctgtaaagatgctttgggacaatgtttattgttaaaagcactatataaataaacttgacttgacaaaaaagACCCGGAATACTGAGTTGTCCACAATGCGTGATTCCACTATGTGATGGTCCATACCAGATGCCTTAGAGCCCAGAAAAGTCAGCAGTGTTTttagacacagttaacataaggcttcctttttgcacagtaaagttttaactggtatttgtggatgaaaGTTTTAACTCTGTGTTTAGTGCTGGATGGTTTGCCAAAATAATCTCAAgttcatgtggttatatcagctaaagatgaatgacagttcttgatacaGTGCCTTCTGagtgatcagagatcacaggtgttcagttttGGCTTGCACCCttaccctttatgcaccaaaattcctccagattgctTGAATCGTTTCATGACATTATCCACCGTAGAGGgtcaaatatccaaatcccttcctatgtgTCTTTGAGGAACaccatttttaaacatttcaataattttctcatgcatttgttgacaaactggagacctCTAAGCGATTTGAAATATGGATTTGTCAGACTATAGCAgacttttccactttgcatcagtccatcacaaatgagcttgggcccagagaatttggtggcatttctggatattgttgatATACGGTTGTAACAACTCTTTGACATTGGaggaacagaggaactggaagcaggcttcagaacaggtgtattCGTTGTATTAGGACACTTTTCAGTGGCAATTcagcacacaaacatacacacgtgTGGGGAGACGCTgctctctctcttgttcctgactgtctgaaagaaacactgagacacaggttaatagacagccagtaatttgacacaggtgcacctcatcacgttaCTTGCTGGTTCAACGTACAtcctcaccattcacagccaatgctcgaccatgcccccattgccacaATGGTGTTTACTTTGCACAATAGATGTAGCGATGAACTGTGTTTATCATGGGGCtggacacccacccacccatccatccatccagtcgcagcagcctaagcagagcagcccagacttccctctccccggccacttcCACCAGATCTTCCagaggaataccgaggcgttcccaggccagccaagagatgtaatctctccagcgtgtcctgggtctgccccagggtctcctcctggtaggacatgcccagagaacctcccctgggaggcgtccagggggcatccaaacaaggtgcctgaaccacctcaattgACTCTTTTCAATGTGGAGGAACAGCGCTTCTACCCTGAGCCTCTCTCGAATGACCaatcttctcaccctgtctctaagggagagcccagccaccctgcggagaaatctcatttcaaccgcttgtatccatgatctcattctttcagtcactacccacagcttgtgACCACAGGTGAGAGTGGAAATGTagctggaccagtaaattgagagctttgccttttggttcAGCTCTCACTTTACCACAATAGACCGGTTTAgcatctgcatcactgctgatgctgccccaatccatctgtccaacccctgctcccccctaccctcactcatgaacaaaaccccaaggtacttaaactcctccacttgaggtagcaactcccccctgacccgaagtaggcactcctgtttctggctgagcaccatggccacagACATGGAGGTGCTggtcctcatcccagctgcttcacactcggctgcaaactgtccaagcgcatgctgtaggtcacagattgatgaagccaacaggaccacatcatctgcaaaaagcagagacgcgatcctgatgccaccaaactggacaccctccgccccttggctgcacctagaaattctgtccataaaagttatgaacagaaccggtgacaaagggcagccctggcggagtcccacatgcaccaggAATGAGTCCAAACTACTGCTGGCAatgtgaaccaaactcctgctccagtcatacagggtccgaatggcccacagtagtgggccctgaaccccatactcccgaagcaccccccacagggcaccatgagggacacggtcataagccttctccaggtccacaaaacacatgtagaccggttgGGCAAACTCTTGTGCACCCTcaatacccttgcaagggtaaagagctggtccagtgttccatgaccaagtCGAAAACTGCATTGCTCCTCTTGAATCTGAAGTTCGACTATTGACCAGACTCTCTTCTCCAGCAcctcagcataggctttcccggggaggctgagaaatgtgattccccctatagttggaacacactctccagtccccctttttaaaaagggggaccaccaccccagtcggcCAATCCAGTGGCACTATCCCcaacctccacgcaatgttgaagaggtgtctcagccaagacagcccaacaacatccagcgccttcaggaactcaggacgactctcatccacccctggagcctggccaccgaggagctttttaaccaactctgcaacctcagcccctgggaCTGGACAATATAGCGGAAATATTTATCATGATAAAATGTTTCATTTCAGTTGTAGGACTCACGCTGTGTGCATGgagaacacagacatacaacccaGGTCTCAGTGCAAAACATGCTGAAATTGTAATGAAAAATTAGGGATGgggaagtgcaggaagagtgagaGGTGAGGTGACTACAGTCAGAGCAGGTGGTGCGGAGCCCAAATTGGTGTAGGGTGAAGTCAGTGGCGGGGGCTGGTTTTGCCCTAGCCTGGTGATGTTCAATGAAAATTTTCAGTTTCAAAGTTTTATTTGATgtggtctttgtattattttcaatgaaatatttccatgatttgcaaatcatcacattctttttttatttatgttttacactgtgtcaacatttttggaattgagctTGTAAAAAAGTACTCTTAATTGTCATGTGTTAATCTAGGGATATCACTGGAGATTAGACTGCACTGGAGGTGCAAGGGCCTGTCATCACCACTTGCAGCTGTGAACTATGAacttgtagcagttcgtaggggtggagcacagaaaagacggcaggccagaatgaaGTTCCACaagaaaaactctttttatttagtaCTTTTCAGTAACTATATTCACTCTctccgccacacacacacacacacacacacacacacacacgagttgtcaggtcagggagagagcttctctcctctgctctctctctccttatatagggcgcggtcactggggaagacacacaaacatagattaaccaacatcaggtgcactgattctgccacttaccttccctgaatcTGCCCTCCGgttacagaccgacgcttgaccatgcccccgctgccacagaactATATTATTCATGTGCAATTCTTGAACTGCATTGTACTCTTGCATGCAGGTCACATTGCTGCACGTGTGCAAGCCACGTTTATATGTTCAGTGAAACACTGTCTCTGGCCACATTAGAGTGCCTGAACCCTGTACTATTTATTGTCTTTGTTAAGTGGCTGCTATGTACAAGTCTTGtactgatgtacagtggtgcttgaaagtttgtgaaccctttagaattttctatatttctgcataaatatgacctaaaacatcatcagattttcacacaagtcctaaaagtagataaagagaacccagttaaacaaatgagacaaaaattttatacttggccatttatttattgaggaaaatgatccaatattacatatctgtgagtggcaaaagtatgtgaacctttgctttcagtatctggtgtgaccccctagtgcagcaataactgcaactaaatgtttccggtaactgttgatcagtcctgcacattggtttggaggaattttagcccaatcCTCCATACGGAATAGCTTCAacgctgggatgctggtgggtttcctcacatgaagtacttgcttcaggtccttccacaacatttcgattggattaaggtcaggactttgtcttggccattccaaaacatgaactttattcttctttaaccattctttggtagaacgacttatgtgcttagagtcattgtcttgctgcatgacccaccttctcttgagattcagttcatggacaggtgtcctgacattttcctttagaattagctGGTATTATTCAAAAtgtattgctccatcaatgatggcaagctatcctggaccagatgcagcaaaacaggcccaaaccatgatactaccaccaacatggttcacagatgggataaggttcttctgctggaatgcagtgttttcctttctccaaacataatgtttctcatttaaaccaaaaagttctattttggtttcatccgtccacaaaacatttttccaatagtcttctggcttgtccacgtgatctttagcaaactgcagacaagcagcaatgttctttttggagagcagtggctttctccttgcaacccggccatgcacaccattgttgttcagtgttctcctgatggtggactcatgagcattaacattagccaatgtgagagaggccttcagttgcttagaagttaccctggggtcctttgtgacctcgccaactatgacacgctttgctcttggagtgatctttgttggtcaaccactcctggggagggtaacaatggtcttgaatttcctccacttgtacacaatctgactgtggattggtggagtccaaactctttagagatggttctgtaaccttttccagtctgatgagcatcaacaacgctttttctgagatcctcagaaatctcctttgttcgtgccatgatacacttccacaaacatgttgtgaagatcagactttgatagatccctgttctttaaataaaacagggtgcccactcacacctgattgtcgtcccattgattgaaaacacctgactctaatttcaccttcaaattaactgctaatcctagaggttcacatacttttgccactcacagatatgtactctcatctcatgatctgtagctgctttatcctgttctacagggtcgcaggcaagctggagcctatcccagctgactacgggtgaaaggcggggtacaccctggacaagtcgccaggtcatcacaggggtgacacatagacacaggcaaccattcacattcacagctacggtcagtttagagtcaccagttaacctaacctgcatgtctttggactatgggggaaaccggagcagccggaggaaacccacgcagacacggggagaacatgcaaactccacacagaaaggccctcactggccacagggctcgaacccggaccttcttgctgtgaggcgacagtgctaaccactacaccactgtgccgccccagatatgtaatattggatcattttcctcaataaataaatgaccaagtataataattttgtctcatttgtttaactgggttctctttatctacttttaggacttgtgtgaaaatctgatgatgtttaatgtcatatttatgcagaaatatagaaaattctaaagggttcacaaactttcaagcaccactgtatattttgtTTATCCTTTTTTCAGAaccacacacacatgtgcacataCATAAGCAACCTGTGTTTAATACAGTTCAGTATGAGAGACAGAACTGGCTACCTGTATCTTTTTATTCATTCTAATGGATGACCTTGTGATCACATTATACCCAAATAACAGTTCACCACATTTTTACAGGCAGAATGAAACAAGGCCACATGCCAGATTTAGACCACAGGCTGAGAGTTTGCAAGTGTGCATTAGGGGAAATCATATAATCTCTTCCAACAGACAGCACAGCCTTGATTGGTTCATGGAAGgtcaagaccccccccccccccccccccccccccgtgtaaataaattagttttattttaatcATACAGATATTGATATTACATATATTGAATGTTATACCATGTTTTCTATGAAAGAGTTTTTACAGTGCAGATTAAAGAATGATGTACATTAATCAATATTTTTTCATGAAATACTTAATATGTATTTAAAGAGCATCACATAAATAATCACATGAAAACTAAATGACAACATCCAACGAATGGATAAAGACATGAGGCCATACACAGACATTTGTCATCATCTCTCTCTGGGGCTTACATAGTGTTTATTATAGCCTTCAGCTCAAAATTATATTACTCTTTGGAGCTGAACTCACATATAAAAGTGGGGTTCTGCACCAGATGTAACCGATTAGTGTATGCATACAATTAAATACGGTCTTTTCCTTTTACATTGGAAATATCTGACCTGTGAGGAGGTATGGGTGATTTGTAGAGAATGATGTTGTATTGTTAATGATATCTGTAAAtattttatagttttatttttgtttcatagTATGTCATTTTCTAATGATAGCAAAGTTGAAGTTTTGCTTATACATCAGCAAATATATGATACTGCACTGACTGAGGGACCAATATCAAGAATGATTTTTACATTATTAATGTCTCTGTTCTTTACCTATTTGAATGGCATCATGGTCTACACTCTTTGGAGTAAGCCTGTTTTTAAAGAGACTCCACGCTACATTCTGTTTAATCACATGCTTTTCAATGACTCAATACTACACCTTGCTACATCCTTGTTGTATATTTTTGGTGTGGTTTATCTCAGGTTATTCATGACTGCTTGTGCTTTTTTAGTTTTTCTTTCAGTTACAACTTActataatgcacctttaaacctGGCTCTAATGTCACTAGAGCGTTATGTAGCTATAAACTTTCCTTTAAGGCATGCTGAAATAGTCACTAAGAAAAGAATTTATATTGCCATTGGAGTTATTTGGTTGATGGGTCTCATGTACTTTATAATTGACTTGCTTTATGTAGTAGTGATAAAGCCTAAATTTTTAACTTCACAAATATTTTGCACAAAAGAAAAGCTCTTCATAAAGCAGTGGCAAGTAGATGTCTATAAGGCCTTTAATGCATTCTTCTTTGTGTCAGTGTCTGTGATCATCCTTTTCACATATGTCAGAATTTTGATCACATCCAGGTCTGTTTCCTCTAATAAAGGATCTGCTGCAAAAGCTCACAAGACTGTACTGCTGCACCTCATTCAGCTGGGCCTGTGCCTTACCTCTTTTCTTTATGGTATTATAGAGGGAGCTGTAGCAATGGTGAGCACCAATAGCAGTGTCTTCATGGACCTGCGGTTTCTAATATACGTGTTTGTACTGCTCTTGCCACGCTACCTAAGCCCACTCATCTATGGACTGAGAGACGATGCTGTCCGGCCCTTATTCATGTACTACTTTCGTTGTGCCAGAGGCAAAAACACGTCTACTGTCAGTGTACACTGAATTAAGGCCTTGTTCAGATGCTTAAGGATATTTAAAACTTTTCAAATGTCATATCTGTTGTTGTAGAACCTCAAGGTGAAAATACATTTTGAATGGTTATGCACAGTTGCCTTTTAACTCAGATATCTCACTGTACTGGGGCTTTTGATGCAGCTTTGTAACACACAGCTGACGCCATTCCTTCATGTTTTTTCAGTTAAAAACAAACACTGTTTGCACAAGGCTGATATAAAGTTTTGTGTTCTCAGTCAGGGGggactgaccaccacttcatctgGTCTGATGTTAAAACTGCATAATGTTTAACCTATCTATAACTAAATCATGTCATTTATATAGGTTTGAACAGGGCTTATTAGACTTTAACATAACTGTTCTAATTATGTTCTGTGGAAAAGATGATACACTGTAATTTAAACTCGGAATAGTAGATTTTAATGTTTAGTGGCGAATACTGAAAAAGACTAATTGAAAAAAAATGCTTGTTGATATAGTTTGTTTGGGACTTAATAAATTATATCCAGTTTTTCTCTCTTAAGTACTCAAGTTTGTGCTCATTTAAAATAGTCATACAAGCAACATACAAGCTTTCTAGATTTAAATTTACTTTTTGACTGAAACAATTACTGACTTAGTACACTTAATTGATCTTTATTGGAATTTATTATATTTACATAAATATTTTTATTTGGTCTCTAATGTGAGTCAAAGCCTGGGACAAGGTTAACTGTGGTATTCTTATGCCTGTTCCCTTACTGATAGCTTTTAGCACTGTGCTAAAGCTTTTAGATTTTAGGTTAAGACATTGTGTTTCTCTTTGGATGATGGTCAAGTGAAAATCACTTGAGTTTTTGGCATCTGGATTTAAATCATAGATTTATGATCAGGTTCATAAATATTTGAGTATTGACAGTTATTTTATTTTCGCTGTTTACCACAGTATATTGAACTTGAAATTAAACAATGTATATGAGTTCAAACTGATGACTTTCTGCTTTTAGTTGACAGAATATACATCCAAATCAGCTGAACTGTGGAAGAGTTACAGCACTTGTATATGTGGATGTCAAGTGGCAGATATGAACTCAGATGCAGgtaaagaatggcttttttagaaAAGCTTTCAGAACAATCCAAAACATGAGACAAGAGCATGGTCAGAGCATGGGCAAGGAATACTGTATGTCAAAGTGGAGCAGTCCTCACTGAAGGGGATTTGAGACACTACTTGTCCCCAGCCTACATTGCTGTGTTAAAAACTGTGCCTTGGTACTTCAGAGCTGAAGCATTTTGGTCCACGTCATAATCGGGATGACGGGTGCCACCGCAAGTTGCTGGGAACACCATGTTCTCTGGCAAGCATACTTCAGTGATATCTCAAGTAGTCATGTGACTTTAACACATCATGCCACATGCTGATCATATGACTTCTTTGTGTGTATTTTGTCTGTATTCAGAGTTACTTCCTGTCACACCTTTACAAGTGATAATGGAGTTTGAGTTCTAAGGCATCTTGCTAATGTCTTTGTTGCTTTTGGGCTGATTCGTAATAAGTCTGTTTTATAAATCTCAATTTCTTTTCCAAGTCATCAGCCACCACTGCATCTATTTGTTTTCTAACTTCTTTTAACTAGTCTGTTAATCTTATAtctttgtctgtttgtttttgtttctctAATTTTTTCAATTCCTCCTCTGATTTATCATATCTCATTCTCCTCATCTTATTAATGTGAGCCGTCCTTGAGATCAGATTCCCTCTCGTAATTGCTTTAAGGGTATCCCAAATTA
It encodes:
- the LOC132894976 gene encoding odorant receptor 131-2-like, coding for MSFSNDSKVEVLLIHQQIYDTALTEGPISRMIFTLLMSLFFTYLNGIMVYTLWSKPVFKETPRYILFNHMLFNDSILHLATSLLYIFGVVYLRLFMTACAFLVFLSVTTYYNAPLNLALMSLERYVAINFPLRHAEIVTKKRIYIAIGVIWLMGLMYFIIDLLYVVVIKPKFLTSQIFCTKEKLFIKQWQVDVYKAFNAFFFVSVSVIILFTYVRILITSRSVSSNKGSAAKAHKTVLLHLIQLGLCLTSFLYGIIEGAVAMVSTNSSVFMDLRFLIYVFVLLLPRYLSPLIYGLRDDAVRPLFMYYFRCARGKNTSTVSVH